The Streptomyces sp. NBC_00670 genome window below encodes:
- a CDS encoding extradiol ring-cleavage dioxygenase, with product MAELVAVIASTHHPFYYRASTSTGDDRPPFADEWVRKVEAFRETLTQARPDVLVMVGSDHFHQLWLDNMPQFLVGKAPVYDANFYNEEREFGLPRMVLQGQEDLSAHILRGGLDSGFDLAFSNELRIDHSITCPIITLRPQNDLPIVPIYTNIFAPPLPRPERFVQLGRAIRALVESWPADMRVAVIGTGHLSLELGGPRQFGPTGPDPEFDRKAVRWIGSGDIEGCLSEVTLDSLHLPGNATHGFMDFMLMMGVAGEGLKADYVDTYDLFHTMEAYFTWYPKGGRP from the coding sequence ATGGCTGAACTGGTCGCGGTCATCGCGTCCACCCACCACCCCTTCTACTACCGCGCCAGCACCTCCACCGGCGACGACCGCCCGCCCTTCGCGGACGAGTGGGTACGCAAGGTGGAGGCGTTCCGCGAGACCCTGACACAAGCACGCCCGGACGTGCTGGTGATGGTGGGCTCGGACCACTTCCATCAGCTCTGGCTGGACAACATGCCCCAGTTCCTGGTCGGCAAGGCGCCCGTCTACGACGCCAACTTCTACAACGAGGAACGCGAGTTCGGCCTGCCGAGGATGGTCCTCCAGGGCCAGGAGGACCTCTCCGCGCACATCCTGCGCGGCGGCCTCGACTCCGGCTTCGACCTGGCCTTCTCCAACGAGCTGCGGATCGACCACTCCATCACCTGCCCGATCATCACGCTGCGCCCGCAGAACGACCTGCCCATCGTCCCCATCTACACCAACATCTTCGCGCCGCCGCTGCCGCGCCCCGAACGGTTCGTGCAGCTCGGGCGCGCCATCCGGGCGCTGGTCGAGTCCTGGCCCGCCGACATGCGGGTCGCGGTGATCGGCACCGGGCACCTCTCCCTGGAGCTCGGCGGTCCCCGGCAGTTCGGGCCCACCGGACCCGACCCGGAGTTCGACCGCAAGGCGGTCCGGTGGATCGGGTCGGGCGACATCGAGGGCTGCCTGTCCGAGGTCACCCTCGACAGCCTCCATCTGCCCGGCAACGCCACCCACGGCTTCATGGACTTCATGCTGATGATGGGCGTGGCGGGGGAGGGGCTGAAGGCGGACTACGTCGACACCTATGACCTCTTCCACACGATGGAGGCGTACTTCACCTGGTACCCGAAGGGCGGCCGGCCGTGA
- a CDS encoding citryl-CoA lyase — MADERPAPPAPPASPVHPAPPVYPTALGASSRESITLLGHDLAREIMGEVGFGELAFWLATQRRPTPGETRVFEAVLAALADHGFTPTAMVTRLTYLSAPDSVQGALAAGLLGGGSRFLGVTEDCGRFLHDVLTGLDGGLPTDDAGWDAVALETVRARRASGRFVPGLGHHVHKDGDPRTPRLLALAAEEGLLGPHLALFTAIGRVHPQVLGRTLPLNGAGVCGAALADLGLPLELLRGFALLARAAGLIGQLAEELRHPVANDMFLSVDLNNRSVPPDPYTPEPPAGPTHGGPHG, encoded by the coding sequence ATGGCTGACGAACGCCCCGCACCCCCCGCACCCCCCGCGTCTCCGGTGCACCCCGCACCCCCCGTCTACCCCACGGCCCTCGGCGCCTCCTCCCGCGAGTCGATCACTCTGCTCGGCCACGACCTGGCCCGCGAGATCATGGGCGAGGTCGGATTCGGCGAACTGGCCTTCTGGCTGGCCACCCAGCGGCGGCCGACCCCCGGCGAGACCCGCGTCTTCGAGGCCGTGCTCGCCGCCCTCGCCGACCACGGCTTCACCCCCACCGCGATGGTGACCCGGCTGACCTACCTCTCCGCGCCCGACTCGGTGCAGGGCGCCCTCGCGGCCGGGCTCCTCGGCGGCGGCTCCCGCTTCCTCGGCGTCACCGAGGACTGCGGCCGCTTCCTGCACGACGTGCTGACCGGCCTCGACGGCGGGCTGCCGACGGACGACGCCGGCTGGGACGCGGTGGCGCTGGAGACCGTACGGGCCCGGCGGGCGAGCGGCCGGTTCGTCCCGGGGCTCGGCCACCACGTGCACAAGGACGGCGACCCGCGCACCCCCCGGCTGCTCGCCCTCGCGGCGGAGGAGGGCCTCCTCGGACCGCACCTCGCCCTCTTCACCGCGATCGGCCGGGTCCATCCGCAGGTGCTCGGCCGTACCCTGCCGTTGAACGGCGCCGGGGTCTGCGGAGCCGCCCTCGCAGACCTCGGGCTGCCGCTGGAGCTGCTGCGCGGCTTCGCCCTGCTGGCCCGCGCCGCCGGACTGATCGGACAGCTCGCCGAGGAACTGCGGCACCCGGTGGCCAACGACATGTTCCTCTCCGTCGACCTCAACAACCGCTCCGTACCGCCCGACCCCTACACCCCCGAGCCGCCCGCCGGCCCCACCCACGGAGGTCCGCATGGCTGA